The Miscanthus floridulus cultivar M001 chromosome 17, ASM1932011v1, whole genome shotgun sequence genome has a window encoding:
- the LOC136519103 gene encoding transcription factor MYC2-like, with the protein MDGCSWAPSHARGGARAVFSGDMPWPKASYVRNSSCDDSDHLDRGREGQDVVIRSQLQQQLEQIYMLMDMEQEHELHLHHAVPPKSPSQQQRSSPSSSSPFQSFAVSSDETSSLVLSASSATPTFCQQPAQASSLDTPFSPLPYSYLETIPNLNLEEIMSQARHKDGHADSGTSAFSQYVRHLRPKKKVKPGACGQRAIKTAMSVMAKMHSAKLSQWQRQQSSRTEMIAAAPSDESNSIQLQHLLSERKRREKINDSFDALKNALPHSSKRDKTSILMRARDYINSLKSRVSELEEKEMALESQLWIDYGDEQDVNGSPEKIEMKQCRTIA; encoded by the exons ATGGATGGTTGCAGCTGGGCGCCATCTCACGCTAGAGGCGGCGCCAGAGCTGTCTTTAGTGGGGACATGCCATGGCCCAAGGCGAGCTACGTACG TAACAGCAGCTGCGACGACTCTGATCATCTTGACCGCGGGAGGGAAGGGCAGGACGTGGTGATCAGATCGCAACTTCAGCAGCAGCTGGAACAG ATCTACATGCTGATGGACATGGAGCAAGAGCATGAGCTGCACCTGCACCACGCCGTGCCACCGAAGAGCCCTAGCCAGCAGCAGCGGTcgtcaccgtcgtcgtcgtcgccattCCAGTCTTTTGCCGTAAGCTCCGATGAGACTTCGTCGCTCGTGCTCTCGGCATCGAGCGCCACCCCAACCTTTTGCCAACAACCGGCCCAGGCCTCATCCCTGGACACACCATTTTCGCCACTCCCCTACAGCTACCTTGAGACGATCCCGAACCTGAACCTGGAAGAAATCATGAGCCAAGCACGGCACAAGGACGGCCATGCCGATTCCGGCACCAGTGCGTTCAGTCAGTACGTCCGGCACCTCCGCCCCAAGAAGAAGGTAAAGCCGGGCGCCTGCGGGCAGAGGGCGATCAAGACGGCCATGTCGGTCATGGCGAAAATGCACAGCGCTAAGCTTTCCCAGTGGCAGAGGCAGCAGAGTTCCAGGACAGAGATGATCGCGGCAGCGCCGTCCGACGAGAGCAACAGCATCCAGCTTCAGCACCTCCTGTCGGAGCGCAAGCGCCGTGAGAAGATCAACGACAGCTTCGATGCTCTCAAGAATGCGCTGCCCCATTCCTCCAAG CGAGATAAAACATCCATACTGATGAGAGCAAGGGACTACATAAACTCTCTCAAATCAAGGGTGTCTGAGCTGGAGGAGAAGGAGATGGCACTAGAATCGCAGCTATGGATCGACTACGGCGATGAACAAGACGTTAATGGTTCCCCTGAAAAGATCGAGATGAAACAATGCAGGACCATTGCCTGA